Below is a window of Lacibacter sp. H407 DNA.
ACGCTTGCCGAATCGGTGATCAAGAACGGCAAGTTTGAATTGCGTGGAAATTTAATTGAGAATGCATTGCATGTACTTACGGTGGATGGTGCAAAACAAAACCTGGGTATTTTTTTAGATGCATCGGCGGTAACTGTGTCTGCACATATCGATTCTATTGCAACTGCACAAGTGAGTGGCTCCCGAACACATGATGAGTTTATGAATTTCCGCCGGTTGTTCGATCCGTATTTTGGCAAGCTCGATCAACTGGGAAAACAATTGCAGAGTCCTGCCATGCAAATGAAACAGGATTCGTTGTATGATCTCATTCGCAGTTTGGCAGCAGAAATTAATATCCGTGCCGATGAGTACATTGCAGCACACAATCAATCAGCCGTAACACCGTTGCTGCTTTATTTTCTGTATAGCTTTTTTCAACAGGCCGAAATCTTAGATCAACGGTTTACTACACTGGCCGAAGCATCACAAAAAAGTTATTATGGCCGCATGGTAGGTGCCATTGTAAAAGAAAATAAAATTGGAGCAATCGGCACAGAAGCCATTGACTTTACACAAGCCGATACATCGGGTGCACCCGTATCGTTACAATCGTTCCGTGGCAAATATGTGTTGGTTGATTTCTGGGCCAGCTGGTGCGGCCCTTGTCGCATGGAGAATCCAAATCTCGTGGCGGCTTACGAAAAATACAACGCCAAAAACTTTACCGTGTTAGGTGTTTCGCTTGACCGTGACCGTAATGCCTGGCTGCAGGCGATCGCAAAAGATGGGCTACGTTGGACGCATGTAAGCGATCTCAAATTCTGGAGCAATGAAGCCGCACGTATTTACAAGATCACTTCTATCCCGCAAAATTTATTGATCGGTCCGGATGGAGTGATCATCGGAAAAAATCTGCGTGGCGAAGAATTGCAATTACGTTTGGAAGAACTATTCAAATAATCTGTATGTATAAATTCATGATGTGTTTGCTGCTGGTTGCCGGTTTGTCTGCAACAGCACAGGAAAAGAAATTTGTAGTGAGCGGAAGTTTACCTGCCAACACAAAAAAGTATGATGTGTTGCTGAGCTGGAACAATGGCAACAGTGCTGAAGAAGCAAAACTCGTTGATGGTAAGTTTGAAATTAAAGGAACCATTAATGAGCCGGTAACAGCTACATTGATGCTGCAGGAGTCAAATCCTCCATCGGGTAAAGCTTTCGATATGACGGAATATCGCCGTAACAATCTCACATTATTTCTTGATGAAGGAACCATTACTATTGTTTCGAAAACATGGTTGAGTGAAGCAGAAGTAAAAGGTTCAGCTCTTGTGAATGATTATTATAAATATCAACAACAAACCAAATTGTTGAAAGAACTGGAAGATAAGATCGGTGATGTGTATTACAGTTACGGCCAGGCAAAGAACAGGGAAGCTACCAATCAGGTGATGGAGATGTTCAACTTGTCGCAGGTGTTAGTTGCTGCTGAACAATTGAAGTTTGTAAAGAATAATCCTGCTTCACCGGTTTCATTGTATATGGTGGAGCAATCGTTGGGAATGGATATGGATGCGGCAACTGCTGAGCCCATGTTTGTATTGCTCAATGAAAAATTGCGTACTTCAGAAAAGGGAAAACAGATCGCAGAAATGATTGCCATTGGTAAAAAGTCGATGGTGGGAGTTGAAGCAGCTGATTTTACACAACCGACGGCCGATGGAAAACCTATTTCCCTTTTTTCCTTTCGTGGGAAATATGTGTTGGTTGATTTTTGGGCAAGCTGGTGTGGCCCTTGTCGTGCTGAAAGCCCCAATCTTGTAAAAGCATACGAAAAGTACAAGCCAAAGAATTTTGAAATTTTTGGTGTGTCGCTTGATCAAAGTAAAGACAAATGGTTAAAGGCCATCAAAGATGATAAATATTCATGGCCACAAGTGGGTGATATGAAAGGCTGGGAAAATGCCGCATCGCAACAATATGGCATTCTCGGTATTCCGTTCAACATGCTCATTGATCCAAATGGAATTATCGTTGCCCGGAATTTAAGAGGAGAGGCATTGGAAAAAAAGCTGGAAGAGATTTTGAAGTAAATGCACAAGGTTCAAGTTTCAAGAGGAATCAAGGCACAAGAGAAAAGCCGATGTTCGTTTACGAACATCGGCTTTTGTTTATATCAGATTTTTGGTTGCCTAATCAATTTGCAATTCACTCACAAATAACCATGCATTGTGCCCTTCGCCGTCAAAACCAGTATCGATGATGCCATGATTCCGTAAATTGATTTTTACAAAACGGGTTAAAAGTTCAGGCGTAGTAAATTGTAATTTATTATCCATCATTTTACTTGCTTCTCCAATCTTATTAAATTGAACACCATTGTCACTCGTTTCGACTTGTAGGGCAGTGGGGGGCCATATCCAACTTCCTTTTTGATCAAGAAAGAATGCTGTAACTTGATTGATAGGTTGCTTGCTTCCCAAATCTATGACAGCTTCACAATCTGTGCCGTTAAAGCCTATGAATTCATGTGTACGCTCCAAACCTTTTTCATTTACAATTCCATTTACTAATGTAAAAGCGCCATCACCGGGGTAACTTTCCGAGGGTTGATGCGTAAGTGTAATTTTTGTTCCTGTTGATTTAGTAAACACGAAGTTTTGAGAAACAGAATCCTTGGGGCTTTTACAATGTACTCCAATTCTGGAATAGTTGCATACATACGCAACATAGCTCCCACTTTTGGTTACTTCTATAAAAGGGTTCTCTAAATCTATATAACCTACAAATGCAGTTCTTTTGTTCCTGTACTCGTAATGTGTAATATCTCCCTGATAGTTATAAACAGGAATTGTATCTGGAATTTTTTCCGATTCTACATTCCGAAAAATTCCAACTGGAAAGGCCCCTGGATTTTTAACTTTCACTTCCCATCTTACAGCATTCGGCGATTGTGAGGGAGTTACTTTGGATTCTGCTTGCAAGTATGCCTTGCTGTAATTAACTCCCCACATATCATATCGTTTGAACTGAACAAGTAAACGTTTCTCAAAATCAGCAGCATTGCGTTTTTCTTTTGCAGTCCACAACACTTCACTTAATGCAGCCATTCGTGGAAAGATCATGTATTCGATCTTGCTGGTGTTGTTCATGTATTCGGTCCATACGTTGGCTTGTGCACCACGCACAAACTTCCACTGCGATTCTGGTAACTCTTTTGGAATTGGTTCGTACGTGTACACTTTTTGTACGGTTGTAAAACCACCGATGGTTACGGAGTCTTCATTTGCCGTTTGTTTATGATCGAAATACATGTGACTGCCCGGCGTCATGATCACATAATGATTTTCTTTTGCAGCCGCAATACCGCCTGCTTCACCACGCCAGCTCATTACCTGTGCGTTGGGAGCCAATCCACCTTCGAGAATTTCATCCCAGCCAATGAGTGTTTTGCCTTTGATGTTGAGATATTTTTCAATGCGCTGTACAAAATAGCTTTGCAGTTCGTGCTCATCTTTCAACTTCAGCTCTTTCATACGCTTCTGACAGTTGGGGCATTGCTTCCAATGTGTTTTGGGGCACTCATCACCACCAATGTGTACATATTTCGACGGGAACAATGTCATTACTTCATCCAAAACTTTTTCAAGAAATCCGAATGTTTCATCTTTTCCTGCGCAGAATACATCGTCAAACACACCCCATGTTTCCTGTACAAATTTTACACGTCCGCTTTGTGCTTCCTGTACGGTTTTCAGTGAAACCATGTTCAATGGAATACTTGTGGTTCTGTTGGGAAAGCAACTCAACCATGGATACGCAGCAATCGCCGCACTGCCATGACCGGGCATCTCAATTTCAGGAACCACTTCTACAAAACGGCTTTTTGCATAAGCCACTACTTCTTTAATTTCTTGCTGTGTGTAATAACCATCATGGGGTTTGTTGTCGTTTCCCTTGCCCGGATAACGGCCAATGATGGTGCCATTACGTTTACTGCCAATTGAAGTGAGTTCAGGATATTTCTTGATCTCAATACGCCAGCCCTGATCTTCCGTTAAATGCCAATGAAAAACATTGATCTTATGCAATGCGAGGTAATCAATATATTTTTTGATGAATGAAACAGGCTCGAAGTGACGGCCCACATCGAGATGCATGCCACGATAATCGAAACGTGCTTTGTCGTAGATCTGTACAAAAGGAATTTCCGCAGTTCCGTTTTGTTGAACAGGCAACAATTGAATCAGGGATTGTACTGCATGAAATGCCGACTCATCAAAATTTGCTTCAATGCGGATGCCGCTTTTACTTACGTTTAAACGATAAGCCAATGCACCACCGGTAGGCATGCGTGTTGATGCGAAAACAATATCAGCTTTGTTGCCTTTTGCTTTTACTGCTTCGATGTTATAATATTTTTTTAAGTATTCTGCGAGATAACTTGTAACAGCGCTTGCACCTTCATTGTCGGGGAAATTGCTGCTCCACGTAATCGTTTGTTTTAACGTGTAGGTTCCTTTCACCAGTTGTTTTACTTCAAATGGCTGCGGAATAATGTTGATCTCCTGTGCGGAGGTAATGAACGACGAACATACAAGCAAGATCGCTAAGAATTTTTTCATCTGTGAGGACGTTTATTTTAGTTTACTGAATAATTGGTTTTTTATTTTAATACCGGCAGGATAATGCTGGATGCATTTTTTGCATCGTGCCATATTTTAATGGTGCTCTTGATGTAATCTTTTGGATCAGCTTCATAAATGTTTACAAACTTCTGTGGGTTACGATCCACTAATGGGAACCAACTGCTTTGGATCTGAATCATAATGCGATGACCTTTTTTAAATGTGTGTGCTACATCCGGTAATTCAAATTTTACTTTCTCCACTTTGTTGGGAGTAAATGCTTCCGGTTTTTCAAAACTGTTGCGGAAACGTCCACGCATTACTTCGCCACGCACCAGCATCTGGTAATCACCCATTGGATAACTGCCACCACCTACACGACCGGCTGCTGCAGTTGCGCCCGGATAACTGAAATCACTCGGAAACACATCGATCAACTTCACTACAAAATCAGCATCGGTTGTAGAAATACTGGCGAGCAGATCAGCGATAACTGTACCACCGAGTGTTACGTCTTCAGTTAATACATCTGTTTGAAAAGAAAGTACATCGGTTCTGCGATTTGCAAAACGTTGATCGTCGGTCATGTAAGCAATGGTACGGCTGAAGTGTACATCTTCTGTATACGGAACAGGTTTTGCAGGATCACTCACATAATCAGTAGAACTTTTTGCAACGGTTGGTTTGTTCCAGTTGAGTTGACCGTTCTCCTGTAAGTACATCGATTTCATTTCAACATTGGCAGCAGGCCATTTTGAAAAATTGC
It encodes the following:
- a CDS encoding TlpA disulfide reductase family protein: MYKFMMCLLLVAGLSATAQEKKFVVSGSLPANTKKYDVLLSWNNGNSAEEAKLVDGKFEIKGTINEPVTATLMLQESNPPSGKAFDMTEYRRNNLTLFLDEGTITIVSKTWLSEAEVKGSALVNDYYKYQQQTKLLKELEDKIGDVYYSYGQAKNREATNQVMEMFNLSQVLVAAEQLKFVKNNPASPVSLYMVEQSLGMDMDAATAEPMFVLLNEKLRTSEKGKQIAEMIAIGKKSMVGVEAADFTQPTADGKPISLFSFRGKYVLVDFWASWCGPCRAESPNLVKAYEKYKPKNFEIFGVSLDQSKDKWLKAIKDDKYSWPQVGDMKGWENAASQQYGILGIPFNMLIDPNGIIVARNLRGEALEKKLEEILK
- a CDS encoding TlpA disulfide reductase family protein — translated: MNSRLIALFLIFTSVQLQAQQVFSIKGTIRGAKENTKISVRFDSQESETLAESVIKNGKFELRGNLIENALHVLTVDGAKQNLGIFLDASAVTVSAHIDSIATAQVSGSRTHDEFMNFRRLFDPYFGKLDQLGKQLQSPAMQMKQDSLYDLIRSLAAEINIRADEYIAAHNQSAVTPLLLYFLYSFFQQAEILDQRFTTLAEASQKSYYGRMVGAIVKENKIGAIGTEAIDFTQADTSGAPVSLQSFRGKYVLVDFWASWCGPCRMENPNLVAAYEKYNAKNFTVLGVSLDRDRNAWLQAIAKDGLRWTHVSDLKFWSNEAARIYKITSIPQNLLIGPDGVIIGKNLRGEELQLRLEELFK
- a CDS encoding beta-N-acetylhexosaminidase; the encoded protein is MKKFLAILLVCSSFITSAQEINIIPQPFEVKQLVKGTYTLKQTITWSSNFPDNEGASAVTSYLAEYLKKYYNIEAVKAKGNKADIVFASTRMPTGGALAYRLNVSKSGIRIEANFDESAFHAVQSLIQLLPVQQNGTAEIPFVQIYDKARFDYRGMHLDVGRHFEPVSFIKKYIDYLALHKINVFHWHLTEDQGWRIEIKKYPELTSIGSKRNGTIIGRYPGKGNDNKPHDGYYTQQEIKEVVAYAKSRFVEVVPEIEMPGHGSAAIAAYPWLSCFPNRTTSIPLNMVSLKTVQEAQSGRVKFVQETWGVFDDVFCAGKDETFGFLEKVLDEVMTLFPSKYVHIGGDECPKTHWKQCPNCQKRMKELKLKDEHELQSYFVQRIEKYLNIKGKTLIGWDEILEGGLAPNAQVMSWRGEAGGIAAAKENHYVIMTPGSHMYFDHKQTANEDSVTIGGFTTVQKVYTYEPIPKELPESQWKFVRGAQANVWTEYMNNTSKIEYMIFPRMAALSEVLWTAKEKRNAADFEKRLLVQFKRYDMWGVNYSKAYLQAESKVTPSQSPNAVRWEVKVKNPGAFPVGIFRNVESEKIPDTIPVYNYQGDITHYEYRNKRTAFVGYIDLENPFIEVTKSGSYVAYVCNYSRIGVHCKSPKDSVSQNFVFTKSTGTKITLTHQPSESYPGDGAFTLVNGIVNEKGLERTHEFIGFNGTDCEAVIDLGSKQPINQVTAFFLDQKGSWIWPPTALQVETSDNGVQFNKIGEASKMMDNKLQFTTPELLTRFVKINLRNHGIIDTGFDGEGHNAWLFVSELQID